A stretch of the SAR86 cluster bacterium genome encodes the following:
- a CDS encoding LptF/LptG family permease, with amino-acid sequence MILNRYFLKTIFSYTLAISVVFILIIVSSRSIQYLEQASRGEINPQVVFYVVLYRLPEFLELILPLSFFMSVVLTIGKFSSENELTIMEQIGFSNSRIYSLLSIPAVLIALLIFFFSLVLSPGLDLRVKSLLEVKSLEETFDALLPGEFHKLNDSYLIYAKEKRNDELKDVFLLVKDSNRESSLTIVAEGLRPNRSGNGDLNFGKGFSYSKEEPDEIFSVKFDNLKLKADFMSKNYGEVNFELKDSVNPLLWSSSISFMTLLSIFIAVPLSERSPRKGRYSKILPGLLIFSAYLGVLLTFKGSESSNLISILLVHFLFLVFSILLNLYMLRTKS; translated from the coding sequence ATGATTTTAAATCGTTATTTTTTAAAGACTATTTTCTCATATACTCTGGCTATAAGCGTAGTTTTTATTCTTATAATCGTATCTTCGAGGTCAATACAATACTTAGAGCAAGCATCAAGAGGTGAAATAAATCCTCAAGTTGTTTTTTATGTTGTCTTGTATAGGCTTCCAGAATTTTTAGAATTAATCTTGCCTCTAAGTTTTTTTATGTCCGTTGTTTTGACTATTGGAAAATTTAGCTCAGAAAATGAACTTACGATCATGGAACAGATTGGCTTTAGTAACTCAAGAATCTACTCACTATTGTCAATTCCTGCAGTATTGATAGCTTTGTTAATATTTTTCTTTTCTTTAGTGCTTAGTCCTGGATTAGATTTGCGGGTAAAGAGTTTACTTGAAGTTAAATCTCTAGAAGAAACCTTCGATGCTTTACTTCCGGGTGAATTTCACAAATTAAATGATTCTTATCTTATTTATGCTAAGGAAAAGCGAAATGACGAACTGAAGGATGTTTTTCTCCTTGTGAAGGATTCCAATAGGGAATCAAGTTTGACTATCGTAGCTGAGGGATTGAGGCCAAATAGGTCAGGAAATGGAGATCTGAATTTTGGTAAAGGGTTTTCATATTCGAAAGAAGAACCTGATGAAATATTTTCAGTCAAGTTTGATAATCTCAAATTAAAAGCTGATTTCATGTCGAAAAATTATGGTGAAGTTAATTTTGAGCTAAAAGATTCAGTAAATCCTTTGTTATGGTCAAGCTCTATAAGTTTTATGACATTATTAAGTATTTTCATCGCTGTGCCTTTATCAGAAAGATCTCCGCGTAAAGGCAGATACTCTAAAATACTTCCTGGTTTATTAATATTTTCAGCATACTTAGGGGTTTTGTTGACATTTAAAGGTTCAGAATCCTCTAATTTAATTTCAATTCTTTTGGTTCATTTCCTTTTTTTGGTTTTTTCTATTCTTTTGAATTTATATATGCTCAGGACAAAATCATGA
- a CDS encoding leucyl aminopeptidase: MKKRLTLSLNQELSKNLLKTKIDVLVVGVSEGRTLNSIAEKVDKATQGSIKKLIKRGEFESKVGQTAYIATNDGTSAERIFLIGCGKPTKGLSSEDLDKIAMTVTTCLTSKKSSTGIVSLPSMKHESKENTDETLLQKIGTAVESKAYTYDAKLNKKNKKINYLKKVSIVIDSKQSSAKLRKGLKTGQVIGQGMNVAKDLANLPGNVCTPSYLATSSRSAANKYQKLSCRVYGEKEMKKMGMDCLLSVGNGSAQESKLISMNYQGGKKGDKPYAIVGKGITFDTGGISLKPPPTMDEMKFDMCGAASVIATMQVVSELKLPINIVGVVASAENMPGSKATKPGDVVRTMSGKTVEILNTDAEGRLVLADALTYVERFEPRSVVDIATLTGAVIMALGYSTSGLMSNNDKLAEELLEAGRKASDRAWQLPLWDVYQKDLDSNFADIANIGGRAGTITAACFLSRFAEKYPWAHLDVAGTASYKGAAKGGSGRPVPLLSQYLIDKS; this comes from the coding sequence ATGAAAAAAAGACTCACACTAAGCCTTAACCAAGAACTATCGAAAAATCTTTTAAAAACAAAAATCGATGTTTTAGTTGTCGGTGTATCCGAGGGAAGGACTTTAAATTCAATCGCAGAAAAAGTTGATAAAGCAACTCAAGGTAGTATTAAAAAGCTTATAAAAAGGGGTGAGTTTGAGTCAAAGGTGGGCCAGACAGCTTACATCGCAACTAATGATGGTACTTCTGCTGAAAGAATTTTCTTAATTGGTTGCGGTAAACCAACGAAAGGTCTTAGCAGTGAAGATCTGGATAAGATTGCAATGACTGTAACAACTTGTTTAACTTCAAAAAAATCTTCAACAGGTATTGTTTCATTACCTTCCATGAAACATGAATCTAAAGAAAATACCGATGAGACTTTGCTGCAGAAAATAGGTACTGCTGTTGAAAGCAAGGCTTATACCTACGACGCGAAACTTAATAAGAAAAATAAAAAAATTAATTATCTTAAAAAAGTCTCAATTGTTATTGATTCAAAGCAAAGTAGCGCTAAATTGCGCAAAGGGCTCAAAACTGGACAAGTCATAGGTCAAGGAATGAATGTAGCTAAAGATTTAGCAAATCTTCCTGGAAATGTGTGCACTCCATCCTATTTAGCAACAAGTTCTAGATCTGCAGCCAATAAATATCAAAAACTAAGTTGTAGAGTTTATGGTGAAAAGGAGATGAAAAAAATGGGTATGGATTGTTTGCTTTCAGTTGGAAACGGAAGTGCGCAAGAGTCAAAACTTATTTCAATGAATTATCAAGGCGGAAAAAAAGGCGATAAACCATATGCGATTGTTGGAAAAGGCATTACTTTTGATACGGGAGGAATAAGCCTCAAGCCTCCTCCGACCATGGATGAAATGAAATTTGATATGTGTGGTGCTGCGAGTGTTATAGCGACTATGCAAGTAGTTTCAGAACTTAAACTGCCGATCAATATTGTTGGTGTTGTGGCAAGTGCAGAAAATATGCCAGGTAGTAAAGCCACAAAGCCTGGTGATGTCGTACGCACAATGTCAGGTAAGACTGTTGAAATATTAAATACTGATGCTGAGGGACGATTGGTCCTAGCTGATGCTTTGACTTATGTTGAAAGATTTGAACCCCGATCAGTAGTAGACATCGCTACACTTACCGGAGCGGTGATAATGGCGTTAGGTTATTCCACATCTGGACTAATGTCTAATAACGACAAACTCGCAGAAGAATTATTAGAGGCTGGCCGTAAAGCTTCAGACAGAGCTTGGCAATTACCCTTATGGGATGTTTACCAAAAAGATTTGGATAGTAATTTTGCAGATATCGCAAATATAGGTGGTCGAGCTGGTACGATTACCGCTGCATGTTTTTTATCAAGATTTGCAGAGAAGTACCCTTGGGCACATCTCGATGTGGCCGGAACTGCTAGTTATAAAGGTGCTGCAAAAGGTGGTTCAGGTAGACCTGTACCTCTCCTGAGTCAATATCTCATAGATAAGTCTTAG
- a CDS encoding DNA polymerase III subunit chi produces MVEATFIASGKNMEEALNFTCSLISKLIMGGIDLIHTSKIDIFCDDINDAKYLDERLWNEPKYGLISHNLVTNKADDLINIGYPGTKFALGSDLILNLSPDMPKNLDGYENFIQLVIMDGADLRERAASTWSKCKDLGLKTKFVESI; encoded by the coding sequence ATGGTAGAAGCTACTTTTATAGCTTCTGGCAAAAATATGGAAGAAGCTTTGAACTTCACTTGTTCTCTAATTAGTAAATTAATTATGGGCGGCATAGATCTAATTCATACTAGTAAAATAGATATTTTTTGTGATGATATAAATGATGCTAAATATTTAGATGAGAGGTTATGGAATGAGCCTAAATATGGACTAATTTCTCATAATCTTGTTACTAATAAAGCAGATGATCTGATAAATATTGGTTATCCTGGCACTAAGTTCGCTTTAGGTTCTGATTTGATTCTTAATCTATCTCCAGATATGCCGAAAAACTTAGATGGATATGAAAATTTTATACAGCTAGTAATTATGGATGGTGCCGATCTCAGAGAGAGAGCAGCGAGTACGTGGTCTAAATGTAAAGATCTAGGATTAAAAACAAAATTCGTAGAGTCAATATGA
- a CDS encoding valine--tRNA ligase, with protein MKKNYEPSSTETEIYENWEKSDFFKAQPDESKESFCIMIPPPNVTGTLHMGHGFQNTLMDALIRHKRMSGFDTLWQVGVDHAGIATQMVVERQLEAEGLSREEIGRDEFEKKVWLWKEKSGNKITQQLRRLGASVDWSREAFTMSDDLSTAVKEVFIELYDQGLIYKGERLVNWDTVLETALSDLEVSSEEENGSLWYIDYFTSDSEKLTVATTRPETLLGDTALAVNPEDERYKGQIGKMALLPIVNREIPIIADNYVESEFGTGCVKITPAHDFNDFEMGKRHGLEVINILNFDGTLNDKVPDKYQNLNIEDARKLILEDLNTIGQLNKTESYKVQIPRSERSNSILQPLLTNQWFVNVEKLSQEAIRVVKENETEFIPKNWENTYFAWMKDIQDWCISRQLWWGHRIPAWFDKDDNLYVGESEKAVREKYNLDNIELKQDEDVLDTWFSSALWTFSTLGWPKKENLLSRYHPTSVLVTGFDIIFFWVARMIMMTTHFINEVPFKKILIHGLIKDSEGQKMSKSKGNTLDPLDIIDGINLDNLIKKRTEGLMQPKMRDRIIKQTKKEFPNGIEAYGTDALRLTFCSLATGGRDINFDVKRVEGYRNFCNKLWNAARFIDLNIDNYGISTKRSESSIDSWIDYKFNQTVKKVDQSMNEFRFDLTTKAIYEFIWYEFCDWFIELQKISLRKNDMNKAEIVRSLVDILEKTLRLAHPIMPFITEEIWKQFKVHHNSTHESIMVSEYPLGSENTSERDYQSVEWLKDIVSGIRNIRGELLIKPSIKISSIFKGGDQLDKGNLNEIGSYIEKLCGLKEIIWAEESSQDIPSSIFTRDNLKVMIPLEGLIDAKEEMQRLNKKISKLIQEKEMLGSKLSNQNFVENAPKDLVEAQKDRFSLLSKELENLDLQIKEIKKMI; from the coding sequence ATGAAGAAAAACTACGAGCCGAGTTCCACTGAAACGGAAATTTACGAGAATTGGGAAAAATCAGACTTCTTTAAAGCGCAACCTGACGAATCAAAAGAATCCTTTTGCATCATGATTCCTCCACCCAATGTTACTGGAACACTTCATATGGGTCATGGGTTTCAAAATACTCTAATGGATGCACTTATTCGCCATAAAAGAATGTCAGGATTCGATACACTCTGGCAAGTGGGCGTAGATCATGCCGGAATAGCAACTCAAATGGTTGTAGAAAGACAACTTGAAGCAGAAGGATTATCTAGAGAGGAGATCGGTAGAGATGAATTTGAAAAAAAAGTATGGCTTTGGAAAGAAAAATCAGGAAATAAGATAACACAACAACTGAGAAGACTAGGCGCTTCGGTTGACTGGTCAAGAGAAGCTTTCACCATGAGCGATGATTTAAGCACAGCAGTCAAGGAGGTTTTCATAGAACTTTATGACCAAGGATTGATTTATAAAGGAGAAAGATTGGTCAATTGGGATACAGTACTTGAGACTGCCTTGTCAGATCTTGAAGTTTCATCTGAAGAAGAAAATGGATCTCTTTGGTATATTGATTACTTTACTTCAGATAGTGAAAAATTAACTGTTGCAACAACTAGACCGGAAACATTGCTTGGAGATACAGCTCTTGCAGTAAATCCTGAAGATGAAAGGTATAAGGGACAGATAGGAAAAATGGCACTTTTGCCAATTGTGAATAGAGAAATACCTATCATTGCTGATAATTATGTTGAATCAGAATTTGGGACTGGTTGTGTGAAGATTACACCTGCACATGATTTCAATGATTTTGAGATGGGCAAAAGACATGGACTTGAAGTGATCAATATCTTAAATTTTGATGGCACTCTAAATGACAAAGTTCCAGATAAATATCAAAACTTAAATATTGAAGACGCAAGAAAACTTATCCTAGAAGACCTTAATACAATTGGTCAACTGAATAAAACTGAGTCTTATAAAGTCCAGATCCCAAGGAGTGAAAGAAGTAATTCTATCCTTCAACCTTTGTTGACTAATCAGTGGTTCGTTAATGTTGAAAAACTTTCCCAAGAAGCTATCAGAGTTGTTAAGGAAAATGAGACAGAGTTTATACCTAAGAATTGGGAAAATACCTATTTTGCTTGGATGAAAGATATACAGGATTGGTGTATCAGTAGGCAGTTGTGGTGGGGACATAGAATACCAGCCTGGTTTGATAAGGATGATAATTTGTATGTTGGGGAATCTGAGAAAGCCGTAAGAGAAAAATATAATCTCGATAATATAGAATTGAAACAAGACGAGGATGTTCTGGATACTTGGTTTTCTTCTGCTTTGTGGACGTTTTCAACTCTTGGATGGCCAAAAAAAGAGAACTTACTTTCAAGATATCATCCTACAAGTGTCTTAGTGACGGGGTTTGATATCATTTTCTTTTGGGTAGCAAGAATGATAATGATGACTACTCATTTCATCAATGAGGTACCCTTCAAGAAAATATTAATTCATGGTCTTATAAAAGATTCAGAAGGCCAAAAGATGTCTAAATCTAAGGGTAATACCTTGGATCCTTTGGATATCATAGATGGAATTAACCTAGATAACTTGATCAAGAAGAGAACTGAAGGGTTGATGCAACCAAAAATGAGAGATCGGATCATAAAACAAACCAAAAAAGAATTTCCCAACGGTATCGAAGCTTATGGAACTGACGCATTGAGACTAACTTTCTGCTCGCTAGCGACGGGTGGGAGGGATATCAATTTCGATGTTAAAAGAGTAGAAGGTTATAGAAACTTTTGTAACAAGCTTTGGAATGCGGCCAGATTTATAGATTTAAATATTGATAACTATGGTATTTCCACAAAGAGAAGTGAAAGTTCAATTGATTCCTGGATTGACTATAAATTCAATCAAACGGTAAAGAAAGTAGACCAGTCAATGAATGAATTTAGATTTGATTTGACCACTAAAGCAATCTATGAATTTATATGGTACGAATTTTGTGATTGGTTCATAGAGCTTCAGAAAATAAGTCTTAGAAAAAATGACATGAATAAAGCAGAGATTGTTAGGTCTTTGGTCGATATTCTTGAAAAAACTCTAAGACTTGCACATCCAATCATGCCTTTCATAACGGAAGAAATTTGGAAACAATTTAAGGTGCATCATAATTCAACTCATGAGAGCATAATGGTATCTGAATACCCGTTAGGTTCAGAAAATACTTCTGAACGAGACTACCAATCAGTAGAATGGCTTAAAGATATTGTATCTGGAATAAGAAATATACGTGGCGAGCTTCTTATCAAACCTTCAATTAAAATTTCTTCAATCTTTAAGGGAGGAGATCAATTAGATAAGGGAAACTTAAATGAAATTGGTAGTTATATAGAAAAGCTATGTGGTCTCAAAGAGATTATTTGGGCTGAAGAGAGTTCTCAAGACATTCCCTCATCAATATTTACTCGAGACAATCTAAAAGTAATGATACCCCTTGAAGGACTCATAGACGCAAAGGAAGAAATGCAAAGGCTCAATAAAAAAATATCTAAACTTATTCAAGAAAAGGAAATGTTAGGTAGTAAACTTTCTAATCAGAACTTTGTTGAAAATGCTCCAAAAGATTTAGTGGAGGCTCAAAAAGATAGATTTTCTCTTTTATCTAAAGAACTAGAAAATCTTGACTTGCAAATAAAAGAAATTAAAAAAATGATTTAG
- a CDS encoding cold shock domain-containing protein, with protein sequence MKRNFRGETGTIKWFDPSKGYGFLIRDKGGDLFVHLRAVQNQDRRKLKENTRVRFSVEETEKGPQAENIRII encoded by the coding sequence ATAAAGAGAAATTTTAGAGGAGAAACTGGAACCATAAAATGGTTTGACCCAAGTAAAGGATACGGGTTTTTAATTCGAGACAAAGGTGGGGATTTATTCGTTCATCTTAGGGCTGTTCAAAATCAAGACAGGAGAAAACTTAAAGAAAATACTAGGGTAAGATTTTCTGTTGAGGAAACAGAAAAAGGGCCTCAAGCTGAAAATATTAGAATAATCTAA
- a CDS encoding HupE/UreJ family protein has protein sequence MSKLLSIGLISCLLSTVLFSHQRSESYSKINIDSTAESKSIEVEFSIQTSVLQRLNLNFTENWEEELTNKVIDNFNFNKNCNISKTPFLKNSFSTGYLTLLWTMECELEESTINFELFFDEDPTHTHVSTFYINSVASPEKVFTSSRREWKETDNESKSESRFDSFRDYLELGFNHILSGYDHLAFLFAILILGFALKNLIIVITGFTIGHSITLALGALGLVTPSSQFVEALIGYSIVIIAIECIASVTHNHSLYGRLLIYFSSSLVIFLAFFGLQKFIIGLVGISIFSFCYLNLVRRHPGSSITLLVTSFFGLIHGFGFAGNLSTIGLMEGRLLPAIAGFNIGVELGQLLIVLVVYLILSQITKFIGESINTIRVCAASALSCLGTYWFLERLF, from the coding sequence ATGTCGAAACTTTTATCAATAGGTTTAATATCTTGTTTATTGAGTACAGTATTATTCTCGCATCAAAGAAGTGAGTCTTATTCTAAGATCAATATAGACTCTACTGCTGAATCAAAATCTATTGAAGTAGAATTTAGTATTCAAACATCAGTATTACAAAGGCTAAATTTAAATTTTACTGAAAACTGGGAGGAAGAACTTACAAATAAAGTTATAGATAATTTTAATTTTAATAAAAATTGCAATATCTCCAAGACACCTTTTTTGAAAAATTCTTTTTCTACTGGTTACTTAACTTTGCTCTGGACGATGGAGTGTGAACTTGAAGAATCCACAATAAATTTTGAGCTCTTTTTTGATGAAGATCCGACTCATACTCATGTATCCACTTTTTACATTAATTCTGTAGCTAGTCCTGAAAAGGTTTTCACATCTTCTAGAAGGGAGTGGAAAGAAACTGATAATGAATCTAAAAGCGAATCAAGATTTGATTCTTTTAGAGATTATCTTGAACTTGGATTCAATCATATATTGTCTGGATATGACCATTTAGCATTCCTTTTTGCAATATTAATTCTAGGTTTTGCCTTAAAGAATTTAATCATAGTAATTACGGGTTTTACAATTGGCCATAGCATCACTTTAGCGTTAGGGGCTTTAGGTTTAGTCACGCCTTCCTCGCAATTTGTTGAAGCTTTAATTGGATATTCCATAGTCATTATAGCTATAGAGTGTATTGCTTCAGTTACTCATAATCACAGCCTATATGGAAGATTGTTGATTTATTTTTCTTCATCTCTCGTTATCTTTTTGGCTTTTTTTGGATTACAAAAATTCATAATTGGTTTGGTAGGTATAAGCATATTCTCTTTTTGTTACTTAAATCTTGTAAGAAGGCATCCAGGCTCCTCAATAACCTTACTTGTAACTTCTTTTTTCGGTTTAATACATGGATTTGGGTTTGCTGGAAATTTATCTACTATCGGTTTGATGGAGGGCAGGCTTTTACCTGCAATCGCAGGATTTAATATTGGAGTTGAGCTCGGACAACTTTTGATAGTTTTAGTTGTTTATCTAATTCTTTCTCAGATAACTAAGTTCATCGGAGAGAGTATAAACACAATAAGAGTTTGTGCTGCATCAGCTTTGTCCTGCTTGGGAACATATTGGTTTTTAGAGAGACTATTTTAG
- a CDS encoding peptidyl-prolyl cis-trans isomerase — protein MDKEKFYTLVLSAGLIVGALLAGLSIIQESNITNFKYAAKIEDTSISMEKYLVQLEGLAKDKKSPITQKDKEYVLERMIEEELLIKRALDLGMLENNPIARGTIVQQMIKTIIAENMRYEVSDKQLNEFFEENIGFFTKSSRLRIQQLYFSDEGAENSSFEDATRAYDLLISGSSFVEVSNLGSDSALKIPNSLMTLSKVREYIGPSLMNLARNLQPGTFSQPIKVPGGYKIIFLLEKELAGQPNLDQVRDVVMAEYSKRRDDNSLREYLENLKNWYDISRNLPE, from the coding sequence ATGGATAAAGAAAAGTTCTACACTTTAGTTTTGTCTGCAGGCTTAATTGTTGGAGCTTTATTGGCAGGGCTTTCTATTATTCAAGAATCTAATATTACAAATTTCAAATATGCTGCGAAAATCGAAGACACTTCAATTTCTATGGAGAAATATTTAGTCCAACTTGAAGGTCTTGCAAAAGACAAGAAATCACCTATAACGCAAAAAGATAAAGAATATGTTCTTGAGCGAATGATCGAAGAGGAACTTTTAATTAAAAGGGCTTTAGACCTTGGAATGCTTGAAAATAATCCCATAGCAAGAGGAACAATTGTTCAGCAGATGATAAAGACTATCATTGCAGAAAATATGAGATACGAAGTATCTGATAAACAATTAAATGAATTTTTTGAAGAGAATATAGGGTTTTTCACTAAATCATCAAGGTTGAGAATTCAACAACTTTATTTCTCTGATGAAGGGGCCGAAAACTCATCCTTTGAAGATGCGACTCGAGCTTATGACCTTTTAATTTCTGGTAGCAGCTTTGTTGAGGTTTCCAATTTAGGGAGTGACTCTGCCTTGAAAATTCCAAATAGTTTAATGACATTATCAAAAGTAAGAGAGTATATTGGGCCCAGCCTCATGAATTTAGCCAGGAATTTACAACCTGGTACATTTAGTCAACCAATCAAGGTTCCTGGCGGTTATAAGATCATTTTCTTATTGGAAAAAGAGTTAGCAGGACAGCCAAACTTAGATCAAGTTAGAGATGTTGTTATGGCGGAATATTCTAAAAGAAGAGATGATAATTCCTTGAGAGAATATTTAGAGAATCTCAAGAATTGGTACGATATTTCAAGGAACTTACCTGAATAA
- a CDS encoding GNAT family N-acetyltransferase — protein sequence MNSENLDLQSFWKSFDELSKLELYEVLSFRQSIFVVEQKSWYQDADGLDEISDHLLLKKEGHLVGYLRLTPPGIKYKTPSIGRIAVIDSLRGLSIGSRLVDEGLKRSSENYMTDKSTISAQEYLIKFYERHGFKVNGEVYDEDGIPHIQMIRNG from the coding sequence TTGAACTCTGAAAATTTAGATTTACAGAGTTTTTGGAAATCTTTTGATGAGCTTTCAAAGTTAGAACTTTATGAGGTTCTTAGTTTTCGACAATCCATATTTGTTGTAGAGCAGAAATCTTGGTATCAAGATGCGGATGGATTAGACGAAATTAGTGATCATCTTCTTTTGAAAAAGGAAGGACATTTAGTAGGTTACTTAAGGTTAACTCCTCCTGGAATTAAGTACAAAACACCGTCTATAGGGCGTATTGCAGTAATTGACAGTCTGAGAGGTCTTAGCATTGGATCAAGATTAGTTGATGAAGGCCTAAAGAGAAGTTCAGAAAATTATATGACTGATAAATCAACTATTTCTGCTCAAGAATATTTGATTAAATTTTATGAACGACACGGCTTTAAAGTAAATGGCGAAGTGTATGACGAAGATGGAATTCCTCATATTCAAATGATAAGAAATGGATAA
- a CDS encoding aldo/keto reductase: MEYRKLGNTDLNVSVICLGTMTWGEQNTFEEGYEQMDYAVEQGVNFFDTAELYPIPPKPDTQGKTEECIGNWFKRTGKREEIILASKVAGRAPMNWFRGDWTLLDRENIESAIDSSLKRLQTEYIDLYQLHWPDRRMSMFGADGLGYKHYEAETVPILETLKVLSELVDSGKIRYIGLSNETPWGLSEFIKFSEMYDLPRVVSVQNAYNFLNRSYEIGMSEFHHRSQVGLLAYSPLAQGYLTGKYIDGARPEGARTTLFERGDRYEVPGANEAVKSYVNYARSINMDPSVMANSFVNSRDFVTSNIIGATTMEQLKLAIGSIDVKLSDEDLEQISLIHRKNPNICP, encoded by the coding sequence GTGGAGTATAGAAAATTAGGAAATACTGATTTAAATGTAAGCGTTATCTGTCTGGGTACTATGACTTGGGGGGAACAGAATACTTTTGAGGAAGGATATGAGCAGATGGATTATGCCGTTGAGCAAGGAGTAAATTTCTTTGATACAGCTGAACTCTATCCAATACCTCCGAAGCCTGATACACAAGGGAAGACTGAGGAATGCATAGGAAATTGGTTTAAGAGAACCGGGAAGAGAGAAGAGATAATTCTTGCTTCTAAAGTAGCTGGAAGGGCGCCTATGAATTGGTTTAGAGGAGACTGGACTCTTTTGGATAGAGAGAATATCGAAAGTGCTATAGATTCTAGCTTAAAAAGACTACAGACTGAATATATTGATTTGTATCAATTACATTGGCCTGACAGAAGAATGAGCATGTTTGGTGCTGATGGTTTAGGTTATAAGCATTATGAAGCTGAAACAGTTCCAATACTTGAAACATTGAAAGTACTCTCCGAATTAGTAGATTCTGGAAAAATTAGATATATTGGCTTATCAAATGAGACACCATGGGGCCTCTCGGAATTTATCAAATTTTCAGAAATGTATGATTTACCAAGAGTTGTATCAGTTCAGAATGCATACAATTTTTTAAACCGATCTTACGAGATCGGTATGTCTGAATTTCATCATAGATCACAAGTAGGTCTTCTAGCTTATTCCCCTTTAGCACAAGGCTATTTGACAGGAAAGTATATCGATGGTGCTAGACCTGAAGGAGCCCGAACAACTTTATTTGAAAGAGGAGATCGTTATGAGGTTCCCGGCGCAAATGAGGCGGTTAAATCCTATGTCAATTATGCTCGTTCCATAAATATGGATCCATCTGTAATGGCTAATTCTTTTGTGAATTCAAGAGATTTTGTAACTTCTAATATCATCGGTGCAACCACTATGGAGCAGCTAAAGCTAGCCATTGGAAGTATTGATGTGAAATTATCTGATGAAGACTTAGAACAAATTTCTTTGATACATAGAAAAAATCCTAATATATGTCCTTGA
- a CDS encoding glutathione peroxidase yields the protein MTKNIYQFSCEDSSGQNVDLSDFKGKTLLIVNTASQCGFTPQYKGLEQLQNKFSNEEFSVLAFPCNQFGGQEPGTNQEIVEFCSLNYGSTFPIFSKIDVNGDNAHPLYKFLTTEKKGLLGTEKIKWNFTKFLVNKDGEPVNRYGSSTTPEQIESDIEKLINS from the coding sequence ATGACTAAAAACATTTACCAATTCTCCTGTGAGGACTCATCTGGTCAAAACGTAGACTTAAGCGATTTCAAAGGAAAAACCTTACTGATAGTTAATACTGCCAGCCAGTGTGGCTTTACACCTCAATATAAAGGCCTAGAACAACTTCAAAATAAATTTTCGAATGAGGAATTTTCTGTTTTGGCCTTCCCTTGTAATCAATTTGGTGGTCAAGAGCCAGGGACTAATCAAGAAATTGTTGAATTTTGCAGCTTAAATTATGGAAGTACTTTTCCAATCTTTAGTAAAATTGACGTAAATGGAGACAATGCCCATCCTTTATATAAATTTTTAACTACTGAAAAGAAAGGTCTACTTGGAACGGAAAAAATTAAATGGAACTTCACCAAATTCCTTGTTAATAAAGATGGTGAACCTGTGAATCGATACGGATCTTCAACAACGCCAGAGCAGATAGAGTCTGATATTGAAAAGTTGATTAACTCTTAG
- the rimI gene encoding ribosomal protein S18-alanine N-acetyltransferase: protein MDYSYLDLSHLDSVLEIERESNPFPWTERNFTDCLEKGYYSLALEDNERLIGFAIMAISSEESHLLNIGVNKDFRRSGNGERILKKMIIAAEVMGSKKIILEVRVSNKIAYRLYEKLGFHQIGARKKYYRLPEGREDAYVMSKTLKKGFVSNLFFSKS from the coding sequence ATGGACTACTCTTATTTAGATCTTAGTCACTTAGATTCAGTTCTCGAAATAGAGAGAGAATCTAACCCTTTCCCTTGGACAGAAAGAAACTTCACTGACTGCCTAGAGAAAGGTTATTACTCTTTGGCCCTTGAGGACAATGAAAGGTTGATAGGATTCGCTATTATGGCTATTTCATCTGAAGAGTCACATCTTCTTAATATAGGTGTTAATAAAGATTTTAGAAGATCTGGTAACGGAGAGAGAATATTAAAAAAAATGATAATTGCTGCTGAAGTCATGGGAAGTAAGAAAATAATTCTTGAAGTAAGGGTCTCAAATAAAATAGCTTATAGGCTTTATGAGAAACTAGGATTTCATCAGATTGGTGCGAGGAAAAAATATTATAGACTTCCTGAAGGGAGAGAAGATGCCTATGTGATGTCCAAGACCCTCAAAAAGGGTTTTGTAAGTAATTTATTTTTTTCTAAGAGTTAA